A genomic region of Tsukamurella pulmonis contains the following coding sequences:
- a CDS encoding Hsp70 family protein, translating to MGVYGIDLGTTNSAIARIGADGRPEIVRGLGGEATVPSVVLFASSYDHLVGEGARRQARLDPEHVCSLVKRRMGDSQWRFRAYGETWSAPAVSALILKSLAGDVAFSGGEPVHRTVITVPAYFGDEERRATIQAGAYAGFDVAGVLSEPIAAALSYGFGRLDGGLDTGKGAPRETVLVYDLGGGTFDATVIELADRRISVLAVEGDHQLGGADWDERLALHLAQRFCEANPDAEDPLDDSAGSQSLVLAAEQAKHELTLAERTEVVIAHDGARAVVPLTRAELEEMTAPLLRRTVDLARDCLKTAEKRGVHTIDRLLLVGGSSRMSAVARALREQLGLDGELHDPDLAVARGAALYGEKLEMERLVAADLVTRGLLPDGAPPLHAPAAELENSIARVAASFQQPVSMVRRMLEIQVDTVISRGFGVLAVHDHGDLGVTWLVERNQTLPVRVRRSFGTMREDQQQIEITVVEQQGQIASQRLGDAKLLVEGTIRDIPPGYPAGSEVRITFEMGFDGVLHVTAHHVEADLPLTLSAQTGAMLSQADVERELGQVQRSRRRD from the coding sequence ATGGGGGTCTACGGAATCGACCTGGGCACGACCAATTCGGCGATCGCGCGCATCGGCGCCGACGGGCGTCCCGAGATCGTCCGGGGGCTCGGCGGAGAGGCGACGGTGCCCTCCGTGGTCCTGTTCGCCTCCTCCTACGACCACCTCGTCGGCGAGGGCGCGCGGCGCCAGGCCCGGCTCGATCCCGAGCACGTGTGCAGCCTCGTCAAGCGCCGGATGGGCGACTCGCAGTGGCGCTTCCGCGCGTACGGCGAGACCTGGTCGGCCCCGGCGGTCTCGGCCCTGATCCTCAAGTCCCTCGCGGGCGACGTCGCGTTCAGCGGCGGCGAGCCCGTGCACCGCACGGTGATCACCGTGCCCGCCTACTTCGGCGACGAGGAGCGCCGCGCCACCATCCAGGCCGGCGCGTACGCGGGCTTCGACGTGGCCGGGGTGCTGTCCGAGCCGATCGCGGCGGCCCTCTCGTACGGCTTCGGCCGGCTCGACGGCGGCCTCGACACCGGCAAGGGCGCGCCGCGCGAGACGGTGCTGGTCTACGACCTGGGCGGCGGCACCTTCGACGCCACCGTCATCGAGCTCGCCGACCGCCGCATCTCCGTCCTCGCGGTGGAGGGCGATCACCAGCTCGGCGGCGCCGACTGGGACGAGCGCCTCGCGCTGCACCTCGCGCAGCGCTTCTGCGAGGCCAACCCGGACGCGGAGGACCCGCTCGACGATTCCGCGGGCTCGCAGTCGCTGGTGCTCGCCGCCGAACAGGCCAAGCACGAGCTGACGCTCGCCGAGCGCACCGAGGTGGTGATCGCGCACGACGGTGCCCGCGCCGTCGTCCCGCTCACCCGCGCCGAGCTCGAGGAGATGACGGCCCCGCTGTTGCGGCGCACCGTCGACCTGGCCCGGGACTGCCTGAAGACGGCGGAGAAGCGGGGCGTGCACACGATCGACCGGCTGCTGCTCGTCGGCGGGTCCTCGCGGATGTCGGCCGTCGCCCGCGCGCTGCGCGAGCAACTCGGCCTCGACGGCGAGCTGCACGACCCGGACCTCGCGGTGGCCCGCGGCGCGGCGCTGTACGGCGAGAAGCTGGAGATGGAGCGCCTCGTGGCGGCCGACCTGGTGACCCGCGGGCTCCTGCCCGACGGCGCTCCCCCGCTGCACGCGCCGGCGGCGGAGCTGGAGAACTCGATCGCCCGCGTCGCCGCGTCCTTCCAGCAGCCGGTCTCGATGGTGCGCCGGATGCTGGAGATCCAGGTCGACACGGTGATCTCCCGCGGCTTCGGCGTGCTGGCGGTGCACGATCACGGCGACCTCGGGGTCACGTGGCTCGTGGAGCGCAACCAGACTCTGCCGGTGCGCGTGCGCCGCTCCTTCGGCACGATGCGCGAGGACCAGCAGCAGATCGAGATCACCGTCGTCGAGCAGCAGGGCCAGATCGCCTCGCAGCGCCTCGGTGACGCGAAGCTGTTGGTGGAGGGCACGATCCGAGACATCCCGCCCGGCTACCCCGCGGGCAGCGAGGTGCGCATCACCTTCGAGATGGGCTTCGACGGGGTGCTGCACGTGACGGCGCACCACGTCGAGGCGGACCTGCCGCTCACGCTCTCCGCCCAGACCGGCGCGATGCTCTCGCAGGCCGACGTCGAGCGCGAGCTCGGCCAGGTGCAGCGCTCCCGACGGCGCGACTGA
- a CDS encoding TetR/AcrR family transcriptional regulator has protein sequence MPKQVDHQERREEIARALWRVVERSGVQRLSLREVAKEAAMSHGQLQHYFASRQELLTFAMDLAAERTAARVAEGIARLGPDPHPRDILRLTVIEMLPLHEDARATSRMSAAYVLEALHDESVRTRTRDGMLQGRAQVEELLRQAIDDGQIAAGRAPSTETDRVLALTGLTPLLELGVITADDALAAVDRHLDELFAT, from the coding sequence GTGCCGAAACAGGTCGATCACCAGGAGCGCCGCGAGGAGATCGCCCGGGCGCTGTGGCGAGTCGTGGAGCGCTCCGGCGTGCAGCGGCTGAGCCTGCGCGAGGTGGCGAAGGAGGCCGCGATGTCGCACGGCCAGCTCCAGCACTACTTCGCCTCCCGGCAGGAGCTCCTCACCTTCGCGATGGACCTCGCCGCCGAGCGGACGGCTGCACGGGTCGCGGAAGGGATCGCCCGACTCGGCCCCGATCCGCACCCGCGGGACATCCTGCGGCTCACCGTCATCGAGATGCTGCCGCTGCACGAGGACGCCCGCGCGACCAGCCGGATGAGCGCCGCCTACGTCCTCGAGGCGCTGCACGACGAGTCCGTGCGCACCCGCACGCGCGACGGCATGCTGCAGGGGCGCGCGCAGGTCGAGGAACTCCTCCGACAGGCGATCGACGACGGACAGATCGCGGCCGGTCGCGCACCGTCGACCGAGACGGACCGGGTGCTCGCGCTGACCGGCCTGACGCCCCTGCTCGAGCTGGGGGTCATCACCGCCGACGATGCACTCGCCGCGGTCGATCGCCACCTGGACGAGCTGTTCGCGACCTGA
- a CDS encoding dicarboxylate/amino acid:cation symporter, with protein sequence MSSSAATPAQKPSRIPPLLKNFGFQIIVGLVAGVLLGLLARSMAPAADGNVNWLVGTLKTIGSSYVKLLTVAVVPLVVTAVIASIANLRNVTNAARLAGKTLLWFAITAFISVIIGIILGLVLQPGAHTTVTGDGKAPSSTGSWWAFLTGLVPSNFLGLQAKASDGSVSLSFNVLQVLVVAAAIGIAALKVGDKAEPFIAFNASLLAIIQKVLWWIIRLAPIGTAALIGTAVATYGWDAIGSLGVFTGAIYLGLLIVGLIVYPLIVKAHGLSVKQFFSGVWPAAQLGFVSRSSIGTLPVTERVTERNLGVPREYASFAVPLGATTKMDGCAAIYPAIAAIFVAQFFHVPLGLTDYLLIVIVSVIGSAATAGTTGATVMLTLTLSTLGLPLAGVGLLLAVEPIVDMGRTALNVTGQALVPTIVAKQEGILDEEAYNAPRKDVYADESADEAADAADAGAKVSATA encoded by the coding sequence ATGTCGTCCTCTGCCGCCACCCCTGCGCAGAAGCCCTCTCGTATCCCGCCGCTGCTGAAGAACTTCGGCTTCCAGATCATCGTCGGCCTCGTCGCCGGCGTGCTGCTGGGCCTGCTCGCCCGCAGCATGGCCCCGGCCGCCGACGGCAACGTCAACTGGCTGGTCGGCACGCTCAAGACCATCGGTTCGAGCTACGTCAAGCTGCTCACCGTGGCCGTCGTGCCGCTCGTGGTCACGGCCGTCATCGCCTCGATCGCCAACCTGCGCAACGTGACCAACGCGGCGCGGCTGGCGGGCAAGACGCTGCTGTGGTTCGCGATCACCGCCTTCATCTCGGTGATCATCGGCATCATCCTCGGCCTGGTGCTGCAGCCCGGCGCGCACACCACCGTCACCGGTGACGGCAAGGCACCGTCGAGCACCGGCTCCTGGTGGGCCTTCCTGACCGGTCTGGTCCCGTCGAACTTCCTCGGCCTGCAGGCCAAGGCCTCCGACGGGTCCGTCTCGCTGAGCTTCAACGTGCTGCAGGTGCTCGTCGTCGCTGCCGCGATCGGTATCGCCGCGCTCAAGGTGGGCGACAAGGCCGAGCCCTTCATCGCGTTCAACGCCTCGCTGCTCGCGATCATCCAGAAGGTGCTGTGGTGGATCATCCGCCTGGCACCGATCGGCACCGCCGCGCTCATCGGCACCGCGGTCGCGACGTACGGCTGGGACGCGATCGGCTCGCTCGGCGTCTTCACGGGCGCGATCTACCTGGGCCTGCTGATCGTCGGCCTGATCGTGTACCCGCTGATCGTCAAGGCGCACGGCCTGTCGGTCAAGCAGTTCTTCAGCGGCGTGTGGCCCGCGGCGCAGCTCGGCTTCGTCTCCCGCAGCTCCATCGGCACCCTGCCCGTCACGGAACGCGTCACCGAGCGCAACCTCGGCGTGCCGCGCGAGTACGCGTCGTTCGCCGTCCCGCTCGGCGCGACCACCAAGATGGACGGCTGCGCCGCGATCTACCCGGCCATCGCGGCGATCTTCGTCGCGCAGTTCTTCCACGTCCCGCTCGGCCTCACGGACTACCTGCTCATCGTGATCGTCTCGGTGATCGGTTCGGCCGCCACGGCGGGAACGACCGGCGCGACGGTCATGCTGACGCTGACCCTGTCGACGCTCGGCCTGCCGCTCGCGGGCGTCGGCCTGCTGCTGGCCGTCGAGCCGATCGTCGACATGGGCCGCACCGCGCTCAACGTGACCGGCCAGGCGCTGGTGCCGACGATCGTCGCCAAGCAGGAGGGCATCCTCGACGAGGAGGCCTACAACGCGCCGCGCAAGGACGTCTACGCCGACGAGTCGGCCGACGAAGCCGCGGACGCCGCGGACGCCGGGGCGAAGGTGTCCGCTACAGCGTGA
- the grpE gene encoding nucleotide exchange factor GrpE yields the protein MSADEVATPSGSDGDRLAEQVQDLARILARQAGTVERLADAEQARAARDRAGADLPLVVELFALLGEVTACADTAGSERERAAFAAVAARVERLLVGRGGTVVVPAVGDVFDAAVMEAADVVDAADAGEDRTVEAVLAPGLSVPGRSVRPARVVVRRFRGQA from the coding sequence ATGAGCGCTGACGAGGTCGCGACGCCCTCCGGATCCGACGGTGACCGACTGGCGGAACAGGTACAGGACCTGGCCCGGATCCTGGCGCGGCAGGCCGGCACCGTCGAGCGGTTGGCGGACGCCGAGCAGGCCCGCGCGGCCCGCGATCGGGCCGGTGCCGACCTGCCGCTCGTCGTCGAGCTGTTCGCCCTCCTGGGCGAGGTGACGGCGTGCGCGGACACCGCCGGATCCGAGCGCGAGCGCGCGGCGTTCGCCGCCGTCGCCGCGCGCGTCGAGCGCCTGCTCGTGGGGCGCGGCGGCACGGTCGTGGTGCCCGCCGTCGGCGACGTCTTCGACGCGGCCGTGATGGAGGCTGCGGACGTGGTCGACGCCGCCGACGCCGGCGAGGACCGCACCGTCGAGGCGGTCCTGGCGCCGGGGCTGAGCGTGCCCGGGCGTTCGGTGCGCCCCGCACGGGTCGTGGTCCGACGGTTCCGCGGTCAGGCGTAG
- the rpsB gene encoding 30S ribosomal protein S2, which produces MAVVTMKQLLDSGAHFGHQTRRWNPKMKRFIFTDRNGIYIIDLQQTLTYIDKAYEFVKETVAHGGTVLFVGTKKQAQESIAEEATRVGMPYVNQRWLGGMLTNFQTVHKRLQRMKELETMEQTGGFEGRTKKEILMLTREKNKLERTLGGIRDMAKVPSAIWVVDTNKEHIAVGEARKLGIPVIAILDTNCDPDLVDYPIPGNDDAIRSAALLTKVVASAVAEGVQARAGVATGDAKPEAGAGEPLAEWEQELLESATVAAEAPAAEATTTEAPATETPAAE; this is translated from the coding sequence ATGGCTGTCGTCACCATGAAGCAGCTGCTGGACAGCGGCGCGCACTTCGGTCACCAGACCCGTCGGTGGAACCCGAAGATGAAGCGATTCATCTTCACCGACCGCAACGGCATCTACATCATCGATCTGCAGCAGACGCTGACCTACATCGACAAGGCCTACGAGTTCGTCAAGGAGACCGTCGCCCACGGTGGCACCGTCCTCTTCGTCGGTACCAAGAAGCAGGCCCAGGAGTCGATCGCCGAAGAGGCCACCCGCGTCGGCATGCCCTACGTGAACCAGCGCTGGCTGGGCGGCATGCTCACCAACTTCCAGACGGTCCACAAGCGTCTTCAGCGCATGAAGGAGCTGGAGACCATGGAGCAGACCGGTGGCTTCGAGGGTCGCACCAAGAAGGAAATCCTCATGCTCACGCGTGAGAAGAACAAGCTCGAGCGCACCCTCGGCGGTATCCGCGACATGGCCAAGGTCCCCTCGGCCATCTGGGTCGTGGACACCAACAAGGAGCACATCGCCGTGGGCGAGGCCCGCAAGCTGGGTATCCCGGTCATCGCGATCCTCGACACCAACTGCGATCCGGACCTCGTCGACTACCCGATCCCGGGCAACGACGACGCCATCCGCTCCGCTGCGCTGCTGACCAAGGTCGTGGCCTCGGCCGTGGCTGAGGGCGTGCAGGCCCGCGCGGGCGTCGCCACCGGCGATGCCAAGCCCGAGGCCGGCGCCGGCGAGCCCCTCGCCGAGTGGGAGCAGGAGCTGCTGGAGTCCGCCACCGTCGCTGCCGAGGCGCCCGCCGCCGAGGCCACCACGACGGAGGCTCCGGCCACCGAGACCCCGGCCGCCGAGTAA
- the tsf gene encoding translation elongation factor Ts, giving the protein MANYTAADVKRLRDLTGSGMMDCKNALTETDGDFDKAVEVLRIKGAKDVGKRAGRSTAEGLVAAKDGVLIELNSETDFVAKNEEFQQLADAIVAATAASDAATVEAVEALTIDGETVAARIEAASAKLGEKLVLRRVARYDGPVAVYLHKRSSDLPPAVGVLVSFEGEGDTAAEAARGAGMQIAALKAKYASRDEVPADVIENERRIAEETARAEGKPEQALPKIIEGKTIAYYKDTVLPDQPSVTDNKKSVQQVLDEAGAKVVAFTRFEVGQD; this is encoded by the coding sequence ATGGCGAACTACACCGCCGCTGACGTCAAGCGTCTCCGCGACCTCACCGGGTCGGGGATGATGGACTGCAAGAACGCGCTCACCGAGACCGACGGCGATTTCGACAAGGCCGTCGAGGTGCTGCGCATCAAGGGCGCGAAGGACGTCGGCAAGCGCGCCGGTCGTTCCACCGCCGAGGGCCTCGTGGCCGCCAAGGACGGCGTGCTCATCGAGCTGAACTCCGAGACCGACTTCGTCGCGAAGAACGAGGAGTTCCAGCAGCTCGCCGACGCGATCGTCGCCGCCACCGCCGCCTCGGACGCCGCCACCGTCGAGGCCGTCGAGGCCCTGACGATCGACGGCGAGACCGTCGCCGCCCGCATCGAGGCCGCGTCGGCCAAGCTGGGTGAGAAGCTCGTGCTGCGCCGCGTGGCGCGCTACGACGGCCCCGTCGCCGTCTACCTGCACAAGCGCAGCTCGGACCTGCCGCCCGCCGTGGGCGTGCTGGTCTCGTTCGAGGGCGAGGGTGACACCGCTGCCGAGGCCGCTCGCGGCGCCGGCATGCAGATCGCCGCGCTCAAGGCGAAGTACGCCAGCCGGGACGAGGTTCCGGCCGACGTCATCGAGAACGAGCGTCGCATCGCCGAGGAGACCGCGCGGGCCGAGGGCAAGCCGGAGCAGGCGCTGCCGAAGATCATCGAGGGCAAGACGATCGCGTACTACAAGGACACCGTCCTTCCCGATCAGCCGTCGGTGACCGACAACAAGAAGTCGGTCCAGCAGGTGCTGGACGAGGCCGGCGCCAAGGTCGTCGCCTTCACGCGCTTCGAGGTCGGCCAGGACTAG
- a CDS encoding TetR/AcrR family transcriptional regulator C-terminal domain-containing protein — MGLTRADVVTAALAVLDEVGVEGLTLRRIADRLEVKAPALYWHVASKRDLLDEMATELMRRALPVGPPAVDWRAELLDGARRLRSVLRAHTDGARVFSGTKFTDVEVVRASERPLRLLVDAGFPLRDAALALASLRDLVVGFVIEEQEVFGADGTPTDGYDPTARAEAIGTRTHPLAAQAGPTAWGPPGERFDDAVRLVLDGLAARLPA, encoded by the coding sequence GTGGGACTCACGCGTGCGGATGTGGTGACGGCGGCGCTGGCCGTGCTCGACGAGGTCGGCGTCGAGGGGCTGACCCTGCGCCGGATCGCCGACCGCCTCGAGGTCAAGGCGCCCGCCCTGTACTGGCACGTCGCCTCCAAGCGCGACCTGCTCGACGAGATGGCCACCGAACTCATGCGCCGCGCACTGCCCGTCGGGCCGCCCGCCGTCGACTGGCGCGCCGAACTGCTCGACGGCGCCCGCCGGCTGCGCTCCGTGCTGCGTGCGCACACCGACGGTGCGCGGGTCTTCAGCGGCACGAAGTTCACGGATGTGGAAGTGGTGCGCGCGAGCGAGCGGCCGCTGCGCCTGCTCGTGGACGCCGGGTTCCCGCTGCGCGACGCCGCCCTCGCGCTGGCGAGCCTGCGCGACCTCGTGGTCGGCTTCGTCATCGAGGAGCAGGAGGTCTTCGGCGCCGACGGTACGCCGACCGACGGCTACGACCCGACGGCCCGCGCGGAGGCGATCGGCACGCGCACGCACCCACTCGCGGCGCAGGCCGGGCCGACCGCCTGGGGGCCGCCGGGCGAACGCTTCGACGACGCCGTGCGGCTGGTGCTCGACGGCCTCGCCGCGCGGCTACCCGCCTGA
- a CDS encoding carboxylesterase/lipase family protein — MRAHPRVRTAEGVVEGRRLGGTLAFRGIPYAQPPVGALRFAAPAPVPHWDGVRSAAEFGPPPPQSGPGPKAGASDDANWLTVGVCAPDTGASELPVLVWISCGGYMAGTAADPMFDPTALALEGLVVVIVQCRMGAEGFALLDGAPSNRGLLDQIAALEWIRRNIAAFGGDPEAVTIAGTSGGAGSVAALLTIPHARTLFRRAITHSVPGLNITPALAREVTAALAERLGVAPTAAGFADVPPQRLAEEVTALCADSPAHRERWGRLAHLGIVVCPVIDDDLLPQTPWEALTDGNAAGIDLLVGHMRDEFRLFSVMIGVRGTFTEEDAATALEVFAPGDPAEYRAAYPDAAADEMVEIVYSDATFRMPSALLAEANAAAGGISHLFEIRWETEEFGAGHSIDVPLAFGTLASPTGVLFFGEDAAPALRALSDEVRSAWVRFCRTGDPGWARYEAERRSTRLLDAASTTAPYPEERSRRIWDGRPPAPFAPA; from the coding sequence ATGCGCGCACATCCCCGAGTCCGCACCGCGGAGGGCGTCGTCGAGGGCCGTCGGCTCGGCGGCACCCTCGCCTTCCGCGGTATCCCCTACGCGCAGCCACCGGTCGGGGCGTTGCGCTTCGCCGCGCCGGCACCGGTCCCCCACTGGGACGGGGTCCGGTCCGCGGCCGAGTTCGGGCCCCCGCCGCCGCAATCGGGGCCGGGTCCGAAGGCCGGGGCGTCGGACGACGCGAACTGGCTCACCGTCGGCGTGTGCGCACCGGACACCGGCGCGTCCGAACTGCCCGTGCTGGTGTGGATCTCCTGCGGCGGCTACATGGCGGGCACCGCGGCCGATCCGATGTTCGATCCCACCGCGCTCGCCCTCGAGGGCCTCGTGGTCGTGATCGTCCAGTGCCGGATGGGGGCCGAGGGCTTCGCGCTGCTGGACGGCGCACCGTCGAACCGGGGGCTGCTCGACCAGATCGCCGCGCTCGAGTGGATCCGGCGCAACATCGCCGCGTTCGGCGGCGACCCCGAGGCGGTCACGATCGCCGGCACGTCGGGCGGCGCCGGATCCGTCGCCGCCCTGCTCACGATCCCGCACGCGCGAACGCTGTTCCGCCGGGCCATCACCCACTCCGTCCCCGGACTGAACATCACCCCGGCGCTGGCGAGGGAGGTGACGGCCGCGCTCGCGGAGCGTCTCGGCGTCGCGCCGACCGCGGCGGGGTTCGCAGACGTCCCGCCGCAGCGCCTCGCCGAGGAGGTCACCGCCCTCTGCGCAGACTCCCCCGCGCACCGTGAGCGATGGGGCCGCCTCGCCCACCTGGGTATCGTCGTCTGCCCGGTCATCGACGACGACCTGCTGCCGCAGACCCCGTGGGAGGCGCTGACCGACGGGAACGCCGCGGGCATCGATCTGCTCGTCGGTCACATGCGCGACGAGTTCCGGCTGTTCAGCGTGATGATCGGAGTGCGCGGCACGTTCACCGAGGAGGACGCAGCCACGGCGCTGGAGGTGTTCGCGCCCGGCGATCCGGCCGAGTACCGCGCCGCGTACCCGGACGCGGCGGCCGACGAGATGGTGGAGATCGTGTACTCGGACGCCACCTTCCGCATGCCGTCGGCCCTACTCGCCGAGGCGAACGCCGCCGCTGGCGGCATCTCGCACCTGTTCGAGATCCGCTGGGAGACCGAGGAGTTCGGCGCCGGCCACAGCATCGACGTCCCGCTCGCCTTCGGAACCCTCGCGAGCCCCACCGGCGTCCTGTTCTTCGGCGAGGACGCCGCGCCCGCGCTGCGGGCGCTCTCGGACGAGGTACGCAGCGCGTGGGTGCGCTTCTGCCGCACGGGCGATCCCGGATGGGCCCGCTACGAGGCGGAGCGCCGCAGTACGCGCCTCCTCGACGCGGCCTCGACGACGGCGCCCTATCCCGAGGAGCGTTCGCGCCGCATCTGGGACGGCCGCCCGCCGGCGCCGTTCGCGCCGGCCTGA
- a CDS encoding zinc-binding dehydrogenase: protein MQAALATYAATPVWADAPAVATDPGLVPVTMRAVALHNLARGIADGRHYASPPAPGFVIGVDGVGVTDDGRRVYVSAPGTAAPRIAVPESALVDVPDALDDLQAAAAMNAVMSSWMAMTVRVRVRPGQTVLVLGATGGSGRPAVALARRLGARVIAAGRNTAVLSTVGADATIDLRAPEEDIAAALRAEKIDVVFDYLWGRPAELTLAALEKRGPSQFVQIGTMAGTEIALPGALLRSTDIRLLGSGFGSFTAEEVVAARPSILATAVDLGIEIDVTAVPAESVAEVWRADTAGRRVVLTL, encoded by the coding sequence ATGCAGGCCGCACTCGCCACCTACGCCGCGACCCCCGTCTGGGCCGACGCGCCCGCCGTCGCCACGGATCCGGGGCTCGTCCCCGTCACGATGCGCGCCGTCGCGCTGCACAACCTCGCGCGCGGCATCGCCGACGGGCGGCACTACGCCTCGCCGCCGGCGCCCGGATTCGTGATCGGGGTCGACGGCGTCGGGGTCACCGACGACGGCCGCCGGGTCTACGTCTCCGCGCCGGGCACTGCGGCGCCACGGATCGCCGTCCCTGAATCAGCCCTGGTCGACGTGCCGGACGCGCTCGACGACCTCCAGGCGGCGGCCGCGATGAACGCCGTCATGTCCTCGTGGATGGCGATGACGGTCCGCGTCCGGGTGCGGCCGGGACAGACGGTGCTGGTGCTCGGCGCGACGGGCGGCTCGGGGCGACCCGCGGTGGCGCTGGCGCGTCGTCTCGGGGCGCGGGTGATCGCGGCGGGACGGAACACGGCCGTGCTGAGCACGGTCGGGGCGGACGCGACCATCGATCTGCGCGCCCCCGAAGAGGACATCGCCGCGGCGCTGCGCGCCGAGAAGATCGATGTGGTGTTCGACTACCTGTGGGGCAGGCCCGCGGAGCTGACTCTGGCCGCGCTCGAGAAGCGCGGGCCGTCGCAGTTCGTGCAGATCGGCACGATGGCGGGCACGGAGATCGCTTTGCCCGGCGCGCTGCTGCGCTCGACCGACATCCGCCTGCTGGGCAGCGGATTCGGATCGTTCACCGCGGAGGAGGTGGTCGCCGCGCGGCCGTCGATCCTCGCGACCGCCGTCGATCTCGGGATCGAGATCGACGTCACCGCCGTGCCCGCGGAGTCCGTCGCCGAGGTCTGGCGGGCGGACACCGCGGGCCGGCGGGTGGTGCTCACGCTGTAG
- a CDS encoding alanine/glycine:cation symporter family protein produces MSDLLTTLNEYVWSPALIYLCLGVGVYFSIRSRLVQVRQIPAMLGQLIHGEKSASGVSSFQALAISLAGRVGTGNIAGVATAIAFGGPGAVLWMWVMAFLGASTSYVECTLGQIYKERDKLTGEYRGGPAYYFRRALAHGKYAVVGNVYGLIFAAVTVLACGLLMPMVQANSMATAMESAWGIEPWVAAIGTVIVLAFVIIGGVKRIATFASIVVPFMAILYIAAALIIMAFNAGAIPGVIELIVREAFDLSAGFGALIGTAVMWGVKRGVYSNEAGQGTGPHAAAAAEVSHPAKQGLAQAFAVYVDTLFVCSATAFIILSTGAYRVYEGDSMSGRVLADGGALTGDPEVGPAYAQQGFDTVFNGSGASFIAISLAFFCFTTIVAYYYMAETNLRFLLGRAATVIVPVLSAPLGRILTMLLQMLILASVAVGAVSTAKDAWAMGDLGVGLMAWLNIIGILVLQNAAFKTLRDFERQQKMGIDPQFDPIPLGITNATFWEERAASRRADPVDA; encoded by the coding sequence ATGTCCGACCTGCTGACCACCTTGAACGAGTACGTGTGGAGCCCCGCGCTGATCTACCTGTGCCTCGGGGTGGGCGTGTACTTCTCGATCCGCTCCCGCCTGGTGCAGGTGCGCCAGATCCCCGCCATGCTGGGACAACTCATCCACGGCGAGAAATCGGCGTCGGGCGTGAGCTCCTTCCAGGCGCTCGCCATCTCGCTCGCCGGGCGGGTCGGCACCGGCAACATCGCCGGCGTGGCCACCGCGATCGCCTTCGGCGGTCCGGGCGCCGTGCTGTGGATGTGGGTGATGGCCTTCCTCGGCGCCTCCACCTCCTACGTCGAGTGCACGCTGGGCCAGATCTACAAGGAGCGCGACAAGCTGACGGGGGAGTATCGCGGCGGGCCCGCGTACTACTTCCGGCGCGCGCTCGCCCACGGCAAGTACGCCGTGGTGGGCAACGTCTACGGACTGATCTTCGCGGCCGTCACGGTGCTGGCCTGCGGCCTGCTGATGCCCATGGTGCAGGCCAATTCGATGGCGACGGCGATGGAGAGCGCCTGGGGGATCGAGCCCTGGGTGGCCGCCATCGGCACCGTCATCGTGCTGGCCTTCGTCATCATCGGCGGCGTCAAGCGGATCGCCACCTTCGCGTCGATCGTGGTGCCGTTCATGGCGATCCTCTACATCGCCGCCGCCCTGATCATCATGGCCTTCAACGCCGGCGCGATCCCCGGCGTCATCGAGCTCATCGTCCGCGAGGCCTTCGATCTCTCCGCCGGCTTCGGCGCGCTCATCGGCACCGCGGTCATGTGGGGAGTCAAGCGCGGCGTCTACTCCAACGAGGCCGGGCAGGGCACCGGCCCGCACGCCGCCGCGGCCGCCGAGGTGAGCCACCCCGCCAAGCAGGGGCTCGCGCAGGCCTTCGCCGTCTACGTGGACACGCTGTTCGTCTGCTCCGCCACCGCGTTCATCATCTTGAGCACCGGCGCGTACCGGGTCTACGAGGGGGATTCGATGTCCGGTCGCGTGCTCGCCGACGGTGGCGCGCTCACCGGCGACCCCGAGGTCGGGCCCGCCTACGCGCAGCAGGGCTTCGACACGGTCTTCAACGGCTCGGGCGCGAGCTTCATCGCGATCTCACTCGCCTTCTTCTGCTTCACCACGATCGTCGCCTACTACTACATGGCCGAGACCAACCTGCGCTTTCTGCTCGGCCGGGCGGCCACGGTGATCGTCCCCGTCCTCAGCGCGCCGCTCGGCCGCATCCTGACCATGCTGCTGCAGATGCTGATCCTGGCGTCGGTGGCGGTCGGCGCCGTCTCCACCGCCAAGGACGCCTGGGCGATGGGCGATCTCGGCGTCGGGCTGATGGCCTGGCTCAACATCATCGGCATCCTGGTCCTGCAGAACGCCGCGTTCAAGACGCTCCGCGACTTCGAGCGGCAGCAGAAGATGGGGATCGACCCGCAGTTCGACCCGATCCCGCTGGGCATCACGAACGCGACCTTCTGGGAGGAGCGCGCGGCGTCGCGTCGCGCCGATCCCGTCGACGCCTAG